A DNA window from Selenomonas sp. oral taxon 126 contains the following coding sequences:
- the metK gene encoding methionine adenosyltransferase has product MKKMLFTSESVTEGHPDKLADQISDSILDAILAQDPQGRVACETLVTTGQAHVVGEISTTCYADIPKIIRQTVREVGYTNASYGFDADTCGILVSLDEQSPDIAQGVNQAIESREGKMDAAEAIGAGDQGMMFGYATNETPEYMPLTTVLAHKLARRLTDIRKDGTLRYLRPDGKTQVTVAYEDGKPVYVDTVVISTQHDEAVDLETIRKDMIEKVIKEIVPAELLRAETKYFVNPTGKFVIGGPHGDSGLTGRKIIVDTYGGWARHGGGAFSGKDPTKVDRSAAYAARYVAKNIVAAGLADRVEIQLAYAIGVAHPVSIMVDTFGTGKIDDEKIVALVQKTFDLRPAGIIKMLDLRRPIYRQTAAYGHFGRTDVDLPWEHTDKAELLKKEAGL; this is encoded by the coding sequence GGATAAGCTCGCCGATCAGATTTCGGACAGCATTCTGGATGCGATTCTCGCGCAGGATCCGCAGGGGCGCGTCGCGTGTGAGACGCTTGTCACGACGGGGCAGGCGCACGTTGTCGGTGAGATCTCGACGACGTGCTATGCGGATATTCCGAAGATCATTCGCCAGACCGTGCGTGAAGTCGGCTATACGAATGCCAGCTACGGCTTCGATGCCGACACCTGCGGCATCCTCGTCTCGCTCGACGAGCAGTCGCCGGATATCGCGCAGGGCGTCAATCAGGCGATTGAGTCCCGCGAGGGCAAGATGGACGCGGCGGAGGCGATCGGCGCGGGCGATCAGGGCATGATGTTCGGCTATGCGACGAATGAGACGCCCGAGTACATGCCGCTCACGACGGTGCTTGCGCACAAACTCGCGCGCCGCCTCACGGACATCCGCAAGGATGGCACGCTGAGGTATCTCCGTCCCGACGGCAAGACGCAGGTCACGGTCGCCTACGAGGACGGCAAGCCCGTCTATGTCGACACGGTTGTCATCTCGACACAGCATGACGAGGCGGTCGATCTCGAGACGATCCGCAAGGATATGATCGAGAAGGTCATCAAGGAGATTGTTCCCGCAGAGCTTCTGCGTGCAGAGACGAAGTATTTCGTCAATCCGACGGGCAAGTTCGTCATCGGTGGCCCGCACGGCGACTCGGGGCTCACGGGGCGCAAGATCATCGTTGATACGTATGGCGGCTGGGCACGTCATGGTGGCGGTGCGTTCTCGGGCAAGGATCCTACGAAGGTTGACCGCAGTGCGGCGTATGCAGCACGCTATGTTGCAAAGAACATCGTTGCGGCAGGGCTTGCCGACCGCGTCGAAATTCAGCTTGCCTATGCGATCGGCGTGGCGCATCCCGTCTCGATCATGGTGGACACGTTCGGCACGGGCAAGATCGACGATGAGAAGATCGTTGCGCTCGTGCAGAAGACGTTTGATCTGCGTCCTGCGGGCATCATCAAGATGCTCGACCTGCGCCGCCCCATCTATCGCCAGACGGCGGCGTACGGGCACTTCGGCCGCACGGATGTCGATCTGCCGTGGGAGCATACGGACAAGGCGGAGCTGCTGAAGAAAGAAGCGGGCCTCTAA
- a CDS encoding acyltransferase codes for MSSSKRARVSAVEAIRGISMMGVIGIHIGAEYLANPSPNIHLVALFDIGTRFSVPIFFFISAFGLFYGQSPSAPFSYRDFLVRRGRAVVIPYLVWSLFYLIHDAYAYGVGFPPLLSLPGILFFGNAKYQLYFMVILIWFYLLMPLWRMLLARMTLPLLAVILLVQIGFDYWSSFDTAFNLYVYGLPEGTLLRALLFYRLNYWVMHYVFIFLLGGYIALHFDAFRVLMARHTTRLYALGIVSLAALLAWYYKLILVDGYTPLEGIYTAHQLSPLGIFYTIGATLALFAFFTRLGTENALGRAFQVLGKHSYFIYLAHPVAITYLLMVIHGHGYVLTAPLALSMYAATLLLTLLGAVVVRKIGERAPMVNELTIGLKPKK; via the coding sequence ATGTCATCGAGTAAGCGGGCGCGGGTCTCCGCTGTCGAGGCGATTCGCGGCATCTCGATGATGGGCGTGATTGGCATCCACATCGGCGCGGAGTACCTCGCGAATCCATCGCCAAACATTCATCTTGTAGCGCTCTTTGACATCGGCACGCGCTTCAGCGTGCCGATTTTTTTCTTTATCTCGGCGTTCGGCCTGTTCTATGGGCAGTCGCCGTCTGCGCCCTTTTCCTATCGGGATTTCCTCGTGCGGCGCGGACGTGCGGTCGTCATCCCCTACCTCGTGTGGTCGCTCTTCTATCTGATCCACGATGCGTACGCCTATGGTGTCGGCTTCCCTCCGCTCCTCTCGTTGCCGGGCATCCTATTCTTCGGAAATGCAAAGTACCAGCTCTACTTTATGGTGATCCTGATCTGGTTCTATCTGCTGATGCCGCTCTGGCGGATGCTGCTCGCGCGCATGACGCTGCCGCTGCTCGCTGTGATCCTGCTCGTGCAAATTGGGTTCGACTACTGGTCGAGCTTTGACACGGCATTCAACCTCTACGTCTACGGGCTGCCCGAGGGGACACTCCTGCGCGCCCTGCTCTTCTACCGGCTGAACTACTGGGTCATGCACTACGTCTTTATCTTCCTGCTCGGCGGCTATATCGCACTGCATTTCGATGCGTTCCGCGTGCTGATGGCGCGCCACACGACACGTCTCTATGCGCTCGGCATCGTGAGCCTCGCCGCGCTCCTTGCATGGTACTACAAGCTGATCCTCGTAGACGGCTACACGCCGCTCGAGGGCATCTACACGGCGCATCAGCTCTCGCCGCTCGGCATCTTCTACACCATCGGCGCAACGCTCGCACTCTTTGCGTTCTTCACGCGGCTCGGCACAGAGAACGCGCTCGGGCGCGCGTTCCAAGTCCTCGGAAAACACTCATATTTTATCTATCTCGCGCATCCCGTTGCGATTACGTATTTGCTCATGGTGATTCATGGACATGGCTATGTACTCACTGCGCCGCTTGCGCTCAGTATGTACGCGGCGACGCTGCTGCTGACGCTCCTAGGTGCGGTTGTTGTGCGAAAGATCGGGGAACGCGCGCCGATGGTGAATGAATTGACGATTGGTTTGAAACCGAAAAAGTAA